The nucleotide sequence ATCTGACCAAGTAAGCTGGCGGCTCATAAACTAAGTACGTGTGTTTTTGCTACGTGCTCATGTAGGGACTTTTTTTGCGGGAACTCATGTAGGGACTTTGCTAGCACCAAGAGAAGGAATCGATCAAATAATGTGCATGTGGTGTACTTGCGTGTCTCCCGACAGACACTGCACGATGACCGCCGCTGATGCTGCAGCCGCGGGAGAATAGGTAGAGGAAGAGGAACAGGATGTACCATGCTGGGTGTAGGGGACACCGACGCAACGGCCAGGCCTCGACCGATGTAGCGGCTTGCCATTTGATGACGCTGTTGTGCTACCTACCGTCGAGGACGCGGCCAGCTAGTAAGCACGTGGTGCGTCCTGCCGTTTACGACGAGTCGGACTGTCGGAGAGGAGCACGTCCCCGAGGACAGCCACCTCGGCCTTGAGCTCGAACCACACAAGAAGGACGCCGTCGTCGTGGTCAACACCCATGTCCTTCCATGGCCCGCGTCTTCTTGCGGCGAGGCGTCATCAGGAAGGTGAAGGCGCAGTCGCTCGTCCCTCTCTGGATTCTCGCCGCCAGTATTTGCCGGTAGGGGTCTGGACTCTGGACACGATGGAAACGGATGCtttagactacccacaatgggagtaacataggtagtaacatcacacatatctagataaaatagatgatgtggcaagcaataaatgaagaaaaggAGAAacgtggtaacatagctagttactagtagtagtagtaacatcacacatatcaaggcaagatgtgtttatagcctaataaatgaagggttgcatgttatcacacatatgttactacccaatatagaggtagtaacatagactagtaacatgtcgatgttactactctatgttactacccattgtggctagtcttactgCGGCGCTTCAAGGATGGCTGATCAGCTTCAATCGCCCACACGCCACATTGATGCAGCTTTAATGCCTCACTAAACACCCGTCGGTCCATCTTTACTGTGCATCTCGCCCCCGCATCGGCCGGCGAGGCGCTCATCGCTGCTTGCGCCTCTCGAGGGCCTCGACTGGACCTGCATCAGCCAATGCGTGCATCGCTTGTCCCGCGTCGGTCTCTCGTACATGTGATCGATTGGATCGAGGCTCGGATTGTTTTCTCTCGCGAGAAGGACGACGTGGGCACATTACTTGATCAGTGGGCTTCATCAAAGAGGGCCCAATTAACTGCAGGCCTTCAATTTTGTTGCGGGAGTAGCTGCCCAGTCCAGTGGCCAGAAGTAATGCGCAAGAGTTTGATTAGACGGCCAAAAATGCTTAGAACTGGAGATCCGACAGTCAAGAATGCTAATGGCCTGAGATGCTaggaaaagtgctcagttttaatatATCTAAATGAACATGCACATCTCAATATGTACATTAACACATTTACAATCTAAAAATGGTAATCAACCCAAAAATAATTGTGCATTTTTTAAATGATCAAGATCAAGAAAATCTATGTAGACACATCATCTTCACACATTCACTCATTCAAATATGTAAATGTAATCATCTAAAATGCAGATAATAATAGCGACAAGATCTTTGTTGGACCATTAAAGGCTGAAATTTGGGCTCGCCGAAAACCAAGATCTTTGACGGTTCATAGCTTGTATTAATCATGGTATGAAAGATAAAAGACTAAGTTGCCATTGCAAATGTAGGACCATAAAAATAAATTTTGTATCGAACAAAGAGGCTTGAACTTGCATTTAGATATTGGTTTGAACTTGTGGCTTCTTTGCTGCCCTGCAAACATCATGGGAAGCATGTAGGCAAACTTACTATAGTAGTTATCAAATTTTAAGCTTCTAAACCTTACATTACAAAGAAAAGTATAAGACCTTCTGGGTGCTATGTTCTTGACTATTACTTTGGAAATCATCGGTTACTGCTAGAAATAAGGAGAAATACATGTGTATATCCAAACCATGTTGGTGTGTTGTGTGAGCGGTGTCAAAATTGTGCAAAGAGTAGTAACAGTACTCTGTCAAGCCTGAACCCAATGCTTCCCAGCAATGTCTTCGCGTATTTGAAAGAAAAGAGAAGAGCAACATAACACTTGACATAGCAAGAACATGCGAGTGCCATGAATAAATACAGTTGTAAGACATGCAGTTTGCTAAACCACTTGGGCTAAGAGTACATATTTTAAGATCAACGTAACATTGAGGGGTTGTTTGGTTTCTAGCCACACTTTGCCACATGTTAAGTTAGGCAAGTTTTGTCAATTTAGGTGTTTGTCTGGTTTTAGCCACACCTAAAGCAAAAATCTTTTTTTTGACAAATaagccccacatgtcatacagaCAAAAAATGTAGCAAGACTCCCGAGGCAAGCCAATGTGTGGCTAACTATTTGAGCACCTAACATAAAGCAAGTGTGACAAACATAGTATGATTTTTTTGAGGGGTAAACATAGTGTGATAAGCTGTGACAAaattagtcacaaaccaaacaagccctgagttttttttcttttctttcagcttttttttttttttgagacaaacgggTGGTAAGAGTTATATGACCTTCAGCCCAAATAGGTGGTGGAGCGGTCCACAAGTCCAGCCCAATACCCAATAGGCAGAGCGGTCAGCTTGTCAAAGGGGAATCCCGTGTTCGATTGGGACCCGGGTCAACCAGGACCCGTCCGTTTTATAGGGGAAACCACAACGGCGGCGATGCGGCTACTCTCCGGCGTCCCCGCCTCCGCGTCCTCCCGCCTCACCTCCCCGCGCATCTCCTTCGCCCGCTCGAGCCGTAGAAGCATGGGGGCGAACGACCCCACTACCGGCACCGCCTCCTCGTCATCCTCTTCCTCGGCCACTGCCAGCGCCGGCGCTGGCGCCGGCGCGGCCCAGAAGCCGTGGCTGTTCGTCGGGCTCGGGAACCCCGGCAGGATGTACAAGGGGACCCGCCACAACGTAAGATTCCGGCGCTCCAGCTGTCTGGATCCCGCTTTGCTTGTCTTAGAAGGAACTCTGCGTTTTCAGCTGGTAGCCCTGTCGACTGTCCAAGTTAATCATGATGCAATTCATAAATCCTACTGGTAGTTGCTAGAAATTAGTACAATTTTCTGAAGCCATTTTAACTACGTCTACAAACATTGATGTTGCGTGGTTGGAAAGGCTAATTAGGCTTGATGCTAAGCTCCTCGCCAGGGTAAAGGTGTTATCTTTTTGGTTGCTTGCTTGATACTACAAACTCTTGGCTTTCAGTTAACTGCGTTCTGTCCCGATTAATGTGATTAGTTGAACTATACTCTGGATTACAGTATATCACTATTATATCCTGTTGGTAATCATTCTGTTGTTGCATATAGGTTGGGTTTGAGATGATTGATGCTATTGCAGAAGCTGAGGGGATATCTGTCAGCACTAAGCAATTCAAATCGATGGTTGGGAAAGGTAATTTCCACACATAAAGCTTGTTGATTTACAATAGGTGCAGCTATGCAGTAGTTGTACATTtgagatatactccctccatcccaaaataagtgtctcaaccttagtacaactttgtaaaataagtttctcaagcttagtacaactttgtactaaagttagtacaaagtcgagacacttattttgggacggagggagtaatttataACGGACCACTGCAACAAGCTAAATGTTGGCCTGCTCAAATTATGTCTAGCTCTGTTTTTGAATTGTGTTTTCCGGCAGCTTTTTTTTACTTTGCTAATTGTTCACATAAAGAGTAACCAAATAAGGCTTGTTGGTTAAGACTTGGTATTCATCATTCTGTCCCTCTGACGCACTTTCCTGTAAGAAAGCAAAATCAAATGTTCTTGCTGTTTCTATTGAGTATTATCCAACTCCAGGACGTTGTAATAGTCTAATAGATGGGTGTGAACTGTTAACCCATCATTTGTGGTTGCACTCTATTTTTGAGAAAAACGATTCCTTCGTGACCTTTATGCACTAGGCTTATATCTTTGGTTAACGTACTGTAAGAAGTATCTACATGCCAATATTTGTGTAatcaagaattatgtccttaaaaCGCAAGTTCTTAGTTTTTTTTTTCGTATGCTTGATTGTTTGTTCGCAATGGACATGGATAAGTATTTAAATTCCTGAAACGGCATTGTTGATCATATTGCCTTGTATTTATAGGCCTTATTGGTGATGTCCCTGTAATGCTTGCCAAGCCGCAGACTTTTATGAATGCAAGTGGTGAGTCTGTAAGTACAGCAACTCTAATAATGCAGCTTCAGATCACTACTTTCAGCAGGCCCTGTTTACTGAATAGGACTGCCTTATGCAGGTCGGCCAGCTGGTTTCATATTTCAAGATACCACTTAACCAAGTCGTTCTGGTAAATATTGTCCGCTAGCTCATAATACATGTTTTGATGTTCCTAGTTATTCACAAACTGTTGTTTGATTCTTTTAGATCTACGATGATCTAGACTTACCCTTTGCAAAACTACGTCTACTGCCAAAGGGGGGACATGGTGGGCACAATGGGTATTTATTTAACCTGTTCCCATCCTGCTATGTTCCGCGGTTCTTTGTTATTTGTTCTTAATCGTTTGCCCTTTGTTCTACCTTAACATATGATTAATGTTTCAGGATGAGAAGTGTCATTCACCATCTGAAACAAAGCCGTGATTTCCCACGGCTAAGAGTTGGTATGTCAAACGATCGCTTCTTTTAACTCCTTTGTCATTGAGGTGACGAATCTGAAAATACAAATCCCCCAAATGTTTTGCAGGCATTGGACGGCCAACTGGAATGATGGGAGCCATCGGTTTTGTTCTACGTGCATTCAGCAAGGAAGAACAAGAAGAGGTACTTTTACCCGCATATTGCATTGTACATATTTTTGACAAAAATATACCAAACTGAAGAATATGCGTGGAAATTTGCTTCTGCGCTGATCCTGTGCTTTTTTTTTCTTGTAAGCAAGCACTCAGTGACTAGCTGAAGCACTATGTCTATGTGTACAAAAAACCACAGCATCAACTAACTTCTGTCTCCACCCCAATCTTTTGCAGCTTGATTCCACGTTCCTGAGGGGCTTGCAAGCGGTGCGGATAATGTTGCTGGAAGGATTCAACAAGAGTGCGACCTTCGTGAACACTCCAGCTCCACGGCCACCTGAAAACGTTGAAGAGATGAAAATAACCTGACCGTAAACAGCGCTGCGATGCACACTGTGAAGTGTAAATTAGTTTGTTCAGGTTAAGAGTCACTCAGGTAGCTGCAGAAACTAGAAAGCGCAAAGGACCTTTGTCCTTTGAGCATATGTATCCTGAATTCcagattcattttgagcatatgtATCCTGAATTCCAGATTCATTTGTAGAGGCGTCCAATGGAGCGCACACCAAAGCTTGTAACAGTTGTACTACGTTTTCGCCTCCAGCGTGAAGCATTTATTTGTTCTAGTGCTTATATCAGCAGCTTTTGTTCCAAGCAGATCTCCTTGTGTAACAAATTGAGTTTCTCTATTTTACATGGCTTGATTGCCGCCTTTTTGGCATTTTTAACGACTCTGTAATGAAACTTAGGTTATGTGCATCTGTTGAGGCACAGATATTATTGTACTTTCTAGAAATGTACATATGTGGTATGTTTATCCAGTTGATTTCAAAACCTGGGATGTTTTGTCGATAAAAATTGAACATTGTGTTTCTGCATTTGATATTTTTTGGGCTCCTTTGGTTCAGAGGAAAACCGTAGGAGTTTTAGAGGATTTGATTTGGATCATTGGAATTTTTTCCTATGACGTCGTTTGGTTCGTACGATCGGAATCCTTAGGAACCTAAGGATTGGATTACGCTACGTTTTCTAGTCCAATTCTTAgatttctttttagttttttttcaatCCTGTAGAATTCAATAAAATAGCCCAAAtgatgtacgcgtggcacaaagtAACACCGCCCTGAACGTTAGAATGCTTCGTTTTTTTTCTATTCCTGTGCTTTGAGATTGATGTAGATCGAAAGAGGATTTACAAATGCTTGATGGACTGCTGTCATATTTCTCAGTAGTTGCTGTCAATCTGGTCATGAGAATCGACAGCTTTGTCTGAATGATCATCAGCTGGATGTGATCTGATTGAACAGACGGTGCCCGTCAGATGTCGGCTAAATCTAAATCAGGGCCGTCCATCCATGCAGTTTCTACCGCTTTCCAGTTCCCACCAACCCCCACCCGCTACAGTCTAAAACCCTCGTCCACCTCCACAGTCCGCATCCCACCCACTGCCCCCAATCCCcgcatccccgccgccgccgccgccgccgccagctccaCCATGGCGGCCACcacccacgccccctccccctccccgtccctctccttcctcctctcccgccCCCGCTCCGCCGCGCCGCAGCTCCGCCTCCGCCCAGCCGCCCACCGCCGCGTCCGCTGCGCCACCGACGCCGCcgtccccgcccccgcccccgcccccgccgccaccaACAAGCACCGGCGCGCGGCGGACGAGGACATCCGCGAGGAGGCGGCGCGGCACCGCGCCCCGGCCAACGACTTCTCCGCCTGGTACGAGCCCTTCCCCCCCGGCCCCGGCGGGTCCGGCACGGACGAGCGCTACTCCCTGGACGAGATCGTGTACCGCTCCAGCTCCGGCGGCCTCCTCGACGTGCGCCACGACATGGACGCCCTCGCGCGCTACCCGGGGTCCTACTGGCGGGACCTCTTCGACTCCCGCGTCGGCCGCACCGTCTGGCCCTACGGCTCCGGCGTCTGGTCCAAGAAGGAGTTCGTGCTCCCGGGGATCGACCCGGACCACATCGTCTCCCTCTTCGAGGGCAACTCCAACCTCTTCTGGGCCGAGCGCCTCGGCcgcgaccacctcgccggcatgaAGGACCTCTGGGTCAAGCACTGCGGCATCTCCCACACGGGTTCCTTCAAGGACCTCGGCATGACCGTGCTCGTCAGCCAGGTCAACCGCCTCCGCCGCGCCCCGCTCTCCCGCCCCATCGCCGGCGTCGGCTGCGCCTCCACGGGGGACACCTCCGCCGCGCTCTCCGCCTACTGCGCGGCTGCCGGGATCCCAGCCATCGTCTTCCTCCCGGCCAACCGCATCTCGCTCGAGCAGCTCATCCAGCCCATCGCCAACGGCGCCACCGTGCTCTCCCTCGACACGGACTTTGATGGCTGTATGCGGCTCATCAGGGAGGTGACTGCCGAGCTGCCCATTTACCTTGCCAATTCGCTCAATTCGCTCAGGCTGGAGGGGCAGAAGACGGCAGCCATTGAGATACTGCAGCAGTTCGATTGGGAGGTCCCAGATTGGGTCATTGTACCGGGAGGCAATCTTGGAAACATATATGCTTTCTACAAGGGATTCGAGATGTGCCGTGTTCTTGGTCTCGTTGATCGTCTGCCACGGCTTGTCTGCGCACAGGCCGCCAATGCCAACCCGCTGTACCGCTACTACAAGTCAGGGTGGACACAATTCCAGCCACAGGTGGCTGAGCCAACATTTGCGTCGGCGATTCAGATCGGTGACCCTGTATCGGTCGACCGTGCGGTGGTCGCACTCAAGGCAACAAATGGCATCGTCGCAGAGGCCACGGAGGAGGAGCTCATGAATGCAATGTCCCTCGCAGACCGCACCGGCATGTTTGCCTGCCCGCACACTGGGGTCGCGCTCGCGGCTCTCTTCAAGCTCCGGGAAGAGGGCACCATCGGGGCAAATGACCGCACAGTGGTCGTCAGCACGGCGCACGGCCTCAAGTTCTCCCAGTCCAAGATAGACTACCATGATCAGAAGATCGAAGACATGGCCTGCAAGTACGCCAACCCGCCGGTCAGCGTCAAGGCTGACTTCGGCGCCGTCATGGACGTCCTCAAGAAGAGACTCAAGGGTAAGCTTTGAGCatgccctgctgctgctgctgctgctgctgacccctCCGATTGGCTACTGCGATTCGATTGTCTTGTGCATCTGATTCAAATGTGATTGGTTTGCTGTGTGGAGCATCCGAACCCTTGATTTGAAATCTTGTAGGTGagtgagactcttgtaggcgtctGCGGGGAATGGTTAGGGGGGTGGGGTTGATTATCGCTTGTACCGTGTTGTGTTCTATGGATAATAAACGGTTGTGTTATGTTGCTGTTCATTGAATAATCAATCATTCAGTCTGTTTGCTCCATGTTGCACTGGATTGCTGGAAATGTTCACTGCTCTATGGACTGTCACTAGTATTTGAGGTTTCTTTCTTCTGAAGTTGTCTTTGACGAGTGATGACTGACAAGCTGAAGTTGGATTCAGGTGCTATATACTACGCCTACAGCCTACTCCGGCCTTCCAGTTTACATGAGTCTTGTCGACACTTTTCGATTCTTCATTTTAGTTTCGTTTTTAGACAACGGGCAGCACTCTTGCATTCATTCATAATGTTTTCATTACAAACAATGGTCCTGTCCTGATAACTTGAGGTTCATACCAGCACGACCCAACATCATATTCTGCAGATTTTGCAAGAACATGAGATGCCTCATTGCTACAACATTTTGCATGAATAAAATTACTAGATAAAAAACATTGAGGCTCTATTCTTGATATCTTAGACACTGCCGCCTACAGATGATCTGTCAAACTCACATTGCACCTTATTTATCCAAGATAGGCGGTGGTCTGAACTGGGAAAATATCAGGTGCTTCCTCTGAAAACTCTGAATTGCCTCTGAAAACTTTGAACTACATGTATCTTATGAAAACCTGAACTCCTGCAAAAGACGAGAGGCTGGCGCGATGCTAGGGCTTTCAGACACTTCTGGGATTCCAACATGGTGAATAGCACCCCGATTCGCTTCCTGCACATCCATGAACAACGACGCCTAGACCAGCTTGTCCAGAGTGGGCGAAAGTCGCCGCATCAACATTTATCTGCAGAACATCTTCCTGTGGCACAGACCATTTTCTTTTTGGTGATGAGATCAGAGGCAAGGCTTTGATTTTACCCACCGTACGGAAGGGGTGAAGCTTCAGCTCGCCATTACTGGAGCAGTGGAGCTGTTGTATGGCCTGGAAATCTGAAGCTTCGCCGATTCAGAATTTCGGCCCAATATCCATGGCATGATATCAACATAGCCTATTAGCTTCAGGCAAATACCATATGCATATTTTATTTGTTTCCATAGCTCTTGgactttttttttgcgaatagaAGGGAATTTATTCCATAGAATTAGGGTTACAATCTGCTAACACAAGTTCTGTAACGAAAGGGGGGCCACGTTGCAACCAACAAGCGGTGCTACGTGCCAAGCGAGTTGAGCATAACTAGCAAGACAATGTGCAACCCTGTTTTGCGTTCTAGCAATCTTAACAGGTTTGAACTCCCTAGATGACATGGAAATCTTGATTTCCTTCACCAGTTGCCTGCATCCCGCACAGAACAACACCCTAGTCGACGGATTCGGACTTGTCGGAGTCAGATCCGCTTCCCACCATGCCGGAGAAGGTCGAGACCGCCGGACGGGAGCTTGGGGGCGGAGTGGACTGGAGGGGAATGGaatggagtggctagggtttggttcgTGGAGCCGATATCAACGAATATATATGGGGTCGGGTGGACCAGCATGGGTCGGCTCCGACATGGCGGACGCGCCAGGCCACCCCATATGCATCCCAGATTTGGGACAGATATGAGGGGTTCTAGTCAGCCCAGGTGTTTGAGGCGCCCATTTGGGTCGCATTTTTTAGGGCCGTCCGCCCGAGCGTTTGAGGAGGGTTTGAGGCGCCCAGCTGTAGATACTCTAAGCCTGATCAAATCCCAAGCTATCCTCTAAGTTTAGATGGTAGCAGTGACCTTCCTCTTGGCCTCTTTCTTCTTTGTAGGTTTGAAGCTGGCGTCTAGAGGTCTGTGGCCTAATTTTGTTTTTGAAACGAGGCAATAGATTTGCCATTTTCAATGATTAAGGGAGAATTTTAGAGGACAAGGTCCAAGGCCAAATTACAACAATCACTAATGCGGCATTACATAACTCAAGTGCCTTGCCCGCAATGCTTCAAAGATAGCTCTCCTCCTTAATCCTAGCGACAATGACTCTCACCAAAAACGGTATTATTACGATAGATCCATGCATTCCTCTCTTTCTACAACCCCCAAGAGATAAGCAACATCAAGGAAGTAAGCGACCTTCGTGATTTGGTCTTCTTGGTAGCATTGTGGCTCCACCTCTCTTTGGCACAAATCGCGTCACCCCAGTCGAAAGGATGCACTTCATGGAAACCATGACAATCTTTGATCATGCGCCAAACTCTAATAGTGTGGTCCTGCTTGCACGGGGGACAAAGGTTATATAGTTTGGCCACCCATGATGATGAAGTCTGCCCGTCGTCCAAATTCTATTGTTGATTGCCAGCCATGTGAATAACTTGCATTTAGAGGGTGCCCAAATCTTCCAAATAGTTGGGATCATGGCCCTGTCATTCTGGCTAAAGAATTGCGCCTTGTATGCTGCCACCACTGAGTAGTGTCCGCTAGTAGTGAAGTTCCAAGTGATAGTGTCGAGCGTATCAATGTTAAGGTGGACATGGGAGAGCCTCTCCCAAAGGGTGACAAATTAAAAGATGTGTTCAACGATCATGCCTTGAAGAATGACCACCCAGGAAGTCCAGTGGTTGTCATGCAAAGCCATTTAAACCGAGCAATTTTCTTCTTCTTCGACAAGTC is from Triticum aestivum cultivar Chinese Spring chromosome 1B, IWGSC CS RefSeq v2.1, whole genome shotgun sequence and encodes:
- the LOC123143638 gene encoding peptidyl-tRNA hydrolase, mitochondrial, translating into MRLLSGVPASASSRLTSPRISFARSSRRSMGANDPTTGTASSSSSSSATASAGAGAGAAQKPWLFVGLGNPGRMYKGTRHNVGFEMIDAIAEAEGISVSTKQFKSMVGKGLIGDVPVMLAKPQTFMNASGESVGQLVSYFKIPLNQVVLIYDDLDLPFAKLRLLPKGGHGGHNGMRSVIHHLKQSRDFPRLRVGIGRPTGMMGAIGFVLRAFSKEEQEELDSTFLRGLQAVRIMLLEGFNKSATFVNTPAPRPPENVEEMKIT
- the LOC123143647 gene encoding threonine synthase, chloroplastic, with product MAATTHAPSPSPSLSFLLSRPRSAAPQLRLRPAAHRRVRCATDAAVPAPAPAPAATNKHRRAADEDIREEAARHRAPANDFSAWYEPFPPGPGGSGTDERYSLDEIVYRSSSGGLLDVRHDMDALARYPGSYWRDLFDSRVGRTVWPYGSGVWSKKEFVLPGIDPDHIVSLFEGNSNLFWAERLGRDHLAGMKDLWVKHCGISHTGSFKDLGMTVLVSQVNRLRRAPLSRPIAGVGCASTGDTSAALSAYCAAAGIPAIVFLPANRISLEQLIQPIANGATVLSLDTDFDGCMRLIREVTAELPIYLANSLNSLRLEGQKTAAIEILQQFDWEVPDWVIVPGGNLGNIYAFYKGFEMCRVLGLVDRLPRLVCAQAANANPLYRYYKSGWTQFQPQVAEPTFASAIQIGDPVSVDRAVVALKATNGIVAEATEEELMNAMSLADRTGMFACPHTGVALAALFKLREEGTIGANDRTVVVSTAHGLKFSQSKIDYHDQKIEDMACKYANPPVSVKADFGAVMDVLKKRLKGKL